From the Halomonas meridiana genome, one window contains:
- a CDS encoding plastocyanin/azurin family copper-binding protein, translating to MRKISLTTPLFALSLSLITSAAWASPGQGSGDNGLTEADVDRTISLEAGDMWFDPEALEMAAGEVVKFEITNTGNLEHEFVIGSKEAQEEHRQMMLNMANGGGHDMSNMAHGEGHDMSNMSNGDGHDMANMSMEGVTIAPGEIGSLLWRVPDNVNELEYACNIPGHYESGMYGNFSL from the coding sequence ATGCGCAAAATCTCCTTAACAACGCCTTTGTTTGCCCTTTCACTAAGCTTGATAACGAGTGCGGCATGGGCTTCGCCCGGCCAAGGCAGTGGTGACAATGGCCTAACCGAGGCTGACGTTGACCGCACGATCAGCCTTGAAGCTGGCGATATGTGGTTCGACCCTGAAGCGCTAGAAATGGCGGCAGGGGAGGTGGTTAAATTTGAAATTACTAACACCGGCAATCTAGAACACGAATTTGTGATTGGTAGCAAAGAAGCCCAAGAAGAACATCGCCAGATGATGCTAAACATGGCCAATGGCGGAGGCCATGACATGTCGAATATGGCACACGGTGAAGGCCACGATATGTCCAATATGTCAAACGGCGATGGTCACGATATGGCCAATATGAGCATGGAAGGCGTCACCATTGCGCCTGGTGAGATTGGGTCTCTATTATGGCGTGTTCCTGATAATGTTAACGAGCTAGAGTATGCCTGTAACATTCCCGGCCATTACGAATCCGGCATGTACGGCAATTTTTCTCTCTAA
- a CDS encoding copper resistance D family protein — translation MGIFAAWAGVILILFQWPLEAGYLGGGNIAAATNPMLLGIVFEGAPGVRLILAVTGLLLVQAIRLNNLALSKSANSLSLVGVLLVMLAFVQVGHTVNTPRLVLAGLLIVHLMAAAFWVASLWPLFHLVGRGHNQDNTAHILTRFGKLAISGVGLLVLAGVTLATLLAGGLTPLLTTAYGQFLIGKVLIVAVLLLFAAANKWRLVPAFENGDATAPRRLQRSIALEMVLVAVILLITAVLTRVSSPNG, via the coding sequence ATGGGCATCTTTGCTGCCTGGGCGGGGGTCATTCTGATTCTGTTCCAGTGGCCTTTAGAAGCTGGTTACCTTGGGGGCGGCAATATCGCTGCTGCAACCAACCCAATGCTGCTCGGAATCGTGTTCGAGGGTGCGCCCGGGGTCCGACTAATACTGGCGGTAACTGGCTTGCTGCTGGTCCAGGCGATTCGGCTTAATAACTTAGCGCTCTCGAAATCAGCCAACAGCTTGAGCCTAGTAGGCGTGTTACTGGTGATGCTGGCTTTCGTGCAGGTGGGGCATACAGTAAACACCCCACGCCTCGTTCTAGCTGGCTTGCTGATCGTTCACCTGATGGCGGCAGCATTCTGGGTGGCCTCGCTGTGGCCGCTGTTCCATTTAGTGGGACGGGGTCACAACCAGGACAATACCGCCCACATTCTGACCCGTTTCGGGAAACTCGCTATAAGCGGAGTCGGCTTGTTGGTACTGGCGGGCGTCACGTTGGCCACGCTACTAGCAGGCGGTCTCACGCCACTGCTCACCACGGCATATGGACAGTTCTTGATTGGCAAGGTATTGATTGTGGCGGTGCTACTGTTATTTGCTGCCGCGAACAAGTGGCGGCTTGTTCCGGCCTTTGAGAACGGCGACGCAACAGCCCCAAGACGGTTACAGAGAAGTATTGCACTGGAGATGGTGCTGGTCGCGGTTATCTTGTTGATCACGGCGGTGCTGACAAGAGTGTCATCACCGAATGGGTGA
- a CDS encoding copper resistance CopC family protein, whose product MQKKTTSLPIIHATLATLLLSLASPVLAHEGGASTSPKDGVTIQDSPAEIGIEFGGMMRITQFEVAGPDGPVPLDGQPGSEQVDRYFVKPSDILSAGDYQVRWRGLSDDGHMMSDGFNFSVEP is encoded by the coding sequence ATGCAAAAGAAAACGACTTCGCTCCCTATTATTCACGCTACCTTAGCAACGCTGTTGCTGTCGCTCGCAAGCCCAGTGTTGGCCCATGAAGGGGGCGCAAGCACTTCGCCTAAGGATGGCGTCACCATTCAGGATTCCCCAGCAGAGATTGGCATCGAGTTTGGCGGCATGATGCGCATCACCCAGTTTGAAGTGGCAGGCCCGGACGGCCCCGTTCCTCTTGATGGTCAGCCAGGCAGTGAACAGGTCGATCGCTACTTCGTAAAGCCCAGTGACATTCTTTCGGCTGGGGATTACCAGGTGCGCTGGCGTGGCCTATCGGATGACGGGCACATGATGTCTGACGGTTTTAACTTCTCGGTCGAGCCTTGA
- a CDS encoding NADH-quinone oxidoreductase subunit A, whose product MELLTLLIVLLLSLGAGLLVQWLPMRHQPIATYPQRAPFLGGGTPDSHAWSRYHVRYYPMTLLLIAFEMEMMFMYPWAVVFVEKGMMAVMEMGMFLAILSVGIVYAWREGVFKWQ is encoded by the coding sequence ATGGAACTGTTGACTCTGCTTATTGTTTTATTACTGAGCTTAGGCGCCGGCCTGCTAGTGCAGTGGCTGCCTATGCGCCACCAGCCGATAGCCACCTACCCGCAGCGCGCGCCTTTTCTAGGCGGTGGTACGCCAGATAGCCACGCCTGGAGCCGCTATCACGTCCGCTATTATCCCATGACGCTGCTGCTGATCGCCTTCGAAATGGAGATGATGTTCATGTATCCATGGGCGGTTGTCTTCGTAGAGAAGGGCATGATGGCAGTAATGGAGATGGGCATGTTCCTGGCCATCCTGTCGGTTGGCATTGTTTACGCCTGGCGTGAGGGGGTATTCAAGTGGCAGTGA
- a CDS encoding NADH-quinone oxidoreductase subunit H: MLLSELILPVLMVMFMLTVGAYVVAVLDRLIAGAFGAPQAGRVWLAPMARGAWLMTQHANATEAPDWQAWRLAPALYLALAAIGLAVVPWSESLVATDLVTSVVLWGSVEALATVVIFLHGWSANALLALIGGYRYVALGLSYILISMFVLIGVALPAESLQFTQVVASQEALWNVIRQPLGLPLFLIVGLGMTFWGPLNLADSKDLAGGTASEISGPPRLVWDVARAAMLVAFSGVAASAFLGGWMGPWLPGPLWVAIKMLAVLLVLLLLGRVLPRIAPERCVTLMWVVLLPLSFIDLVWAGIGALL; this comes from the coding sequence ATGTTGTTAAGTGAGCTGATCCTGCCAGTACTGATGGTGATGTTCATGCTGACTGTCGGCGCCTACGTCGTAGCGGTGCTTGATCGGCTTATTGCCGGTGCATTCGGCGCCCCTCAGGCAGGCCGTGTCTGGCTTGCTCCCATGGCCCGGGGGGCTTGGCTGATGACCCAACACGCCAATGCCACCGAAGCACCGGACTGGCAGGCCTGGCGGCTGGCGCCGGCACTGTATTTGGCGTTGGCTGCTATCGGACTGGCCGTGGTGCCGTGGTCGGAGTCGCTGGTCGCCACTGACTTGGTCACCAGCGTGGTGCTGTGGGGCAGCGTGGAAGCATTAGCGACAGTGGTTATCTTCTTGCATGGCTGGTCGGCAAACGCGCTGCTGGCACTCATCGGCGGCTACCGTTATGTGGCGCTAGGGCTCTCTTACATCCTGATCAGCATGTTTGTGCTAATTGGCGTGGCATTGCCGGCCGAATCGCTACAGTTCACCCAAGTGGTCGCCTCGCAAGAAGCGCTGTGGAATGTCATACGCCAACCGCTGGGGTTGCCATTGTTTCTGATTGTCGGCCTAGGCATGACCTTCTGGGGCCCGCTCAACCTTGCTGATTCGAAGGACCTGGCTGGAGGAACGGCTTCTGAGATCTCTGGGCCACCTCGGCTGGTCTGGGATGTGGCTCGGGCGGCCATGTTGGTTGCTTTCAGTGGTGTGGCAGCAAGTGCTTTTTTAGGTGGCTGGATGGGACCTTGGCTACCCGGTCCGTTATGGGTGGCCATCAAGATGCTGGCAGTGCTACTCGTGTTGCTATTGCTTGGACGGGTACTGCCGCGTATTGCCCCTGAGCGCTGCGTCACCTTGATGTGGGTGGTGCTGTTACCACTGTCGTTTATCGACCTGGTGTGGGCTGGCATAGGGGCGCTGCTATGA
- a CDS encoding NADH-quinone oxidoreductase subunit J, which yields MNHGIGIDITFLSLATLAVVTGWRVFRTDSMVRASFFLLVSFIAVGVIMILLAAEYLGVAMFFMMAVEMTVMALFMVMFMMNPAGLNPMNMVHQERISIGAGIVGFLVLGAMALLAAFPDQPVSADLEPVRSLGNEMLGDSMLIFESAGIVLLTTMIGVVVLSSHRGRYGAAAVGSLPPGLEPGGDPAGKPEEKDEDEEGGGHHHH from the coding sequence ATGAATCACGGCATTGGCATTGATATCACGTTTCTGTCATTGGCCACGCTCGCGGTGGTCACCGGATGGCGAGTGTTTCGTACCGATTCCATGGTACGCGCCTCCTTTTTCCTGCTGGTGTCGTTCATCGCCGTAGGCGTGATCATGATTCTGCTGGCAGCGGAATACCTGGGCGTGGCGATGTTCTTCATGATGGCTGTGGAGATGACGGTCATGGCGCTGTTCATGGTCATGTTCATGATGAATCCTGCCGGCCTTAACCCGATGAATATGGTTCACCAGGAGCGTATCTCTATCGGGGCGGGGATTGTCGGCTTCCTGGTATTGGGCGCCATGGCGCTATTGGCTGCCTTTCCTGACCAGCCAGTCTCGGCAGACCTTGAGCCAGTTAGATCCCTAGGTAATGAGATGCTTGGTGACTCGATGCTGATCTTCGAGTCGGCGGGCATCGTGCTTTTAACCACCATGATCGGCGTGGTGGTGTTGTCGAGTCATCGGGGCCGCTATGGGGCGGCTGCAGTGGGCTCGCTACCGCCGGGGCTGGAGCCGGGTGGCGATCCGGCGGGTAAGCCCGAGGAAAAGGACGAAGACGAAGAGGGTGGCGGACATCACCACCACTGA
- the nuoK gene encoding NADH-quinone oxidoreductase subunit NuoK, whose translation MTLTTLLLLAAALIGIGIYGALSQQSFVMLMMGLELILNGVMLAAVAFWAFSGAGAPEGQLLTIIVMAVMAIEMAMGFALVVAVFRGKQADMTESLTGLKH comes from the coding sequence ATGACACTAACCACACTTTTGCTATTGGCAGCGGCACTGATTGGTATCGGGATCTATGGTGCGCTTTCCCAGCAATCGTTCGTGATGCTGATGATGGGACTAGAACTGATCCTCAATGGCGTCATGCTCGCCGCGGTGGCGTTCTGGGCCTTTAGCGGGGCTGGGGCGCCAGAAGGGCAACTGCTAACGATCATTGTTATGGCGGTGATGGCCATTGAGATGGCCATGGGATTTGCCTTGGTAGTAGCCGTCTTCCGCGGTAAGCAGGCCGACATGACCGAGTCACTGACCGGGTTGAAGCACTGA